In Lentimicrobium sp. L6, the genomic window ATGAATGTTAAGGCTTCAATACTAGCTTGTTTGATAAGTAGACTGTCACTTTCTACAAGAAAAGCAGGAATAGGTAATACTTTGATGATGGCAGATTCCATAGTTATATAGTTCAGAGTATTGCCCTATAGGTTTTTATTTACCTAGTAGTTACGGGCTGATAAATCTTTTAACTCAAATATACGAAATATTATTGGAAGTTTTTATTGGTCATTCTACTTGATAAATACAAAAAAAGCCGTCCTTATAAAAAGAACGGCTTCTGATATAATATTTCGAATGATCTTATTTCAATTCATGAATCACCAATCCACTTCTGAGTTTTGGCTCAAACCAAGTTGTTTTTGGAGGCATGATATTATTAGTATCAGCAATATCGATTAATTGTTTCATGCTTACGGCATAAAGTGCAAAAGCAACTTCGTGATCACCACTGTCTACTCTTTTGCTCAACTCACCGAGTCCTCTAATTCCACCAACGAAATCGATTCTCTTACTGGTACGAAGGTCTTCAATTCCTAATAGTTTGTCTAAAACTAAATTGGAAAGGATAGTTACATCAAGGACGCCAATGGGGTCGTTATCATCATAAGTTCCTTCTTTGGCGGTCATGCTATACCATTTGCCATCTAAATACATGCTGAATTCATGTAATTTTGCAGGCTTATAAATTTCTGCACCTTCCTCTTTTACTTCGAAGTTCTCAGCTAATAATTTTAAGAAATCATCTTTGCTGTGACCATTTAAATCTTTAACCACGCGGTTATAATCAATAATTTTTAATTGATTATCTGGGAAATGAACAGCTAAGAAATAGTTGAATTCTTCTTCTCCTGTATAATCAGGATATGCTTTTCTTTTCTCAGCACCCACTAAAGCAGCAGCAGCTGTTCGGTGGTGACCATCAGCAACATAAGTAAAAGGAACTTTAGTAGAGAAAAGCTCTTCTAGTTTAGTATTGATTGCATCGTCAGTAATAGCCCAGAAATGGTGCCCAAAACCATCTTCAGCAGTGAAATCATAATCTGCTTCCTGATTTTTAACGATATCTGCTACGATAGTATCAATTTCTTCTACCGCTGGATAAGCAAAGAATACGGGCTCAATATTGGCTTCATTAATACGAACGTGAATCATTCTATCTTCTTCCTTGTCCGGACGAGTTAATTCGTGTTTCTTGATGATTCCATTTAAATAATCATCAACTGAAGCAGCGCCAACGATACCATATTGTGTACGCCCTTCCATGGTTTGCGCATATATATAGTATAATGGTTTGTCATCTTGAACCAGCCAGCCGTTTTCTTTAAATTTAGAATAATTCTCTACTGCTTTGTCATAAACTTCATCAGCATGAACATCGATACCTTCTGGGCAATCAATCTCACTCCTGGTGATGTGTAATAATGAGTATGGATTACCATCTGCCATTTGAGCAGCTTCTTGTGAGTTCATCACATCGTATGGTAAACTTGCTAATTGCTGAGCAATATCTTTTGTTGGGCGAAAGCCCTTGAATGGTTTAATAGTAGCCATTATAATTTATTTTTCAAGTTTTTAAATTACTATTCTTAATCTATTAGAGACTAAAAACAGGAGCATATCAGCTCACTTATTTTATTTAATAATCATTGGAGCTGTTCCCAGCTTCATAATTTCTAGCACTGGAAGAATGATGTTCTCTTTCTCTTTGTAAACTACCAATGAGTGCACCAATCATTTTGGTTAATTCCATCAAATGATTGCGGCTATTCTGCTCTTCATCTTCTGTAAAATATCCCGATTTATATGCAACAGCAGTATAGACAACGCAGCGTCGGATTGATGTTTTTGCATCTTTCAGGCAGTTTACAAAATGTGTTTTGTTTCTTGAGGAGCCTTCCGAAATTTTAGATGGTATTTCTAAAGAATCGATGATAAAGCTCTTCACCAAAGGATTAGATTCGGCATGAGGAAACATCTCTGTATTGATCTGAACCCAAGTATAATAATCTAAAGCCTTTTGATAGACACGAAGGTCTTCAAAGCGAAAGAATGATGGGGTAAAATCCTGATTTTCCATAATAGATATTTTAGTATTAGTGTATTTCAGTTGGTTTAGAAATGATTTTGTATTTCCCTTCTCTCCTAAATCTTCTCAGTGCTGATTATTAAATTAATTTACTTTGAAAGTGATATCACCATTCTCAATAAACGCTACAATTTGGTTAGCCCCAGCTACACCAGCATTAATATTGGCCTCTGCAGTTTGAGCACCCATTTTTTTAGGCGTAAAGAAGAATCTTCCTTCATACTTGGCTTCAAAATCTGCCTTGCAATCAGGAGCGATATCTGAAATATAAGTAAAATCAGCTCTTTCTTCCATAAGCTTCAATAACTCTTCCTCATGAATCACCTCTTTACGAGCAGTGTTCACAAGAGTGGCGCCTTCTGGCATGCTATTTAATAGCTCAAAGTTAATTGATTTTTTAGTCTTGTCATTGGCAGGAATATGAAGACTGATATATTGACACTCCGCATATAATTGCTCCATAGTATCAACAGCAATGACACCATCTTTTTCAATATCTACTTTATTTACAAATGGATCGAAAGCTTTCACAGTCATTCCAAATCCTTTAGCAATTTTAGCTACATATCTACCAACATTACCATAAGCATGGATACCAATAGTTTTGCCTTTTAACTCTGTTCCAGCTTTGCCGTTATATTGACCTCTAGCTTGAAAAACCATCATTCCTAATGCCAATTCAGCTACTGCATTTGAATTTTGACCAGGAGTGTTCATGGCCACAATGTTATTAGCAGTTGCAGCTGCCAAGTCAATATTGTCAT contains:
- a CDS encoding DUF1015 domain-containing protein, whose translation is MATIKPFKGFRPTKDIAQQLASLPYDVMNSQEAAQMADGNPYSLLHITRSEIDCPEGIDVHADEVYDKAVENYSKFKENGWLVQDDKPLYYIYAQTMEGRTQYGIVGAASVDDYLNGIIKKHELTRPDKEEDRMIHVRINEANIEPVFFAYPAVEEIDTIVADIVKNQEADYDFTAEDGFGHHFWAITDDAINTKLEELFSTKVPFTYVADGHHRTAAAALVGAEKRKAYPDYTGEEEFNYFLAVHFPDNQLKIIDYNRVVKDLNGHSKDDFLKLLAENFEVKEEGAEIYKPAKLHEFSMYLDGKWYSMTAKEGTYDDNDPIGVLDVTILSNLVLDKLLGIEDLRTSKRIDFVGGIRGLGELSKRVDSGDHEVAFALYAVSMKQLIDIADTNNIMPPKTTWFEPKLRSGLVIHELK
- a CDS encoding NAD(P)-dependent oxidoreductase; protein product: MTKVLVATEKPFAPAAVSQIKDVVIKAGYEFALLEKYEGQEALIEAAKTADAMIIRSDKATKEVLDAAKNLKIIIRAGAGYDNIDLAAATANNIVAMNTPGQNSNAVAELALGMMVFQARGQYNGKAGTELKGKTIGIHAYGNVGRYVAKIAKGFGMTVKAFDPFVNKVDIEKDGVIAVDTMEQLYAECQYISLHIPANDKTKKSINFELLNSMPEGATLVNTARKEVIHEEELLKLMEERADFTYISDIAPDCKADFEAKYEGRFFFTPKKMGAQTAEANINAGVAGANQIVAFIENGDITFKVN
- a CDS encoding four helix bundle protein — its product is MENQDFTPSFFRFEDLRVYQKALDYYTWVQINTEMFPHAESNPLVKSFIIDSLEIPSKISEGSSRNKTHFVNCLKDAKTSIRRCVVYTAVAYKSGYFTEDEEQNSRNHLMELTKMIGALIGSLQREREHHSSSARNYEAGNSSNDY